The Clarias gariepinus isolate MV-2021 ecotype Netherlands chromosome 3, CGAR_prim_01v2, whole genome shotgun sequence DNA window TGGGGGTGGGGTTGATGAGACGGTGGGGTGTATGTGGGGTGGGGTTGATGTAGGACAGGGTGTATGTGGGGGTGGGGTTGATGTAGGACAGGGTGTATGTGGGGGTGGGGTTGATGTAGGACAGGGTGTATGTGGGGGTGGGGTTGATGAGACGGTGGGGTGTATGTGGGGTGGGGTTGATGTAGGACAGGGTGTATGTGGGGGTGGGGTTGATGTAGGACAGGGTGTATGTGGGGGTGGGGTTGATGTAGGACAGGGTGTATGTGGGGGTGGGGTTGATGAGACGGTGGGGTGTATGTGGGGTGGGGTTGATGTAGGACAGGGTGTATGTGGGGGTGGGGTTGATGTAGGACAGGGTGTATGTGGGGGTGGGGTTGATGTAGGACAGGGTGTATGTGGGGTGGGGTTGATGTAGGACAGGGTGTATGTGGGGGTGGGGTTGATGAGACGGTGGGGTGTATGTGGGGGTGGGGTTGATGTAGGACAGGGTGTATGTGGGGGTGGGGTTGATGAGACGTGGGGGGTGTATGTGGGGGTGGGGTTGATGAGACGGTGGGGTGTATGTGGGGGTGGGGTTGATGTAGGACAGGGTGTATGTGGGGGTGGGGTTGATGTGACGTGGGGGGTGTATGTGGGGGTGGGGTTGATGTAGGACAGGGTGTATGTGGGGGTGGGGTTGAAGTAGGACAGGGTGTATGTGGGGTGGGGTTGATGTAGGACAGGGTgtatgtggggggggggttgatgAGACGGTGGGGTGTATGTGGGGTGGGGTTGATGTAGGACAGGGTGTATGTGGGGGTGGGGTTGATGTAGGACAGGGTGTATGTGGGGTGGGGTTGATGTAGGACAGGGTGTATGTGGGGTGGGGTTGATGAGATGGTGGGGTGTATGTGGGGTGGGGTTGATGTAGGACAGGGTGTATGTGGGGGTGGGGTTGATGTAGGACAGGGTGCATGTGGGGGTGGGGTTGATGAGACGGTGGGGTGTATGTGGGGGTGGGGTTGATGTAGGACAGGGTGTATGTGGGGGTAGGGTTGATGAGACGGTGGGGTGTATGTGGGGTGGGGTTGATGTAGGACAGGGTGTATGTGGGGGTGGGGTTGATGTGACGTGGGGGGTGTATGTGGGGGTGGGGTTGATGTAGGACAGGGTGTATGTGGGGGTGGGGTTGAAGTAGGACAGGGTGTATGTGGGGTGGGGTTGATATAGGACAGGGTGTATGTGGGGGTGGGGTTGATGAGACGGTGGGGTGTATGTGGGGTGGGGTTGATGTAGGACAGGGTGTATGTGGGGGTGGGGTTGATGTAGGACAGGGTGTATGTGGGGTGGGGTTGATGTAGGACAGGGTGTATGTGGGGTGGGGTTGATGAGATGGTGGGGTGTATGTGGGGTGGGGTTGATGTAGGACAGGGTGTATGTGGGGGTGGGGTTGATGTAGGACAGGGTGCATGTGGGGGTGGGGTTGATGAGACGGTGGGGTGTATGTGGGGGTGGGGTTGATGTAGGACAGGGTGTATGTGGGGGTAGGGTTGATGAGACGGTGGGGTGTATGTGGGGTGGGGTTGATGTAGGACAGGGTGTATGTGGGGGTGGGGTTGATGTAGGACAGGGTGTATGTGGGGGTGGGGTTGATGTAGGACAGGGTGTATGTGGGGTGGGGTTGATGAGACGGTGGGGTGTATGTCGGGTGGGGTTGATGTAGGACAGGGTGTATGTGGGGGTGGGGTTGATGTAGGACAGGGTGTATGTGCGGGTGGGGTTGATGTAGGACAGGGTGTATGTGGGGTGGGGTTGATGAGACGTGGGGGGTGTATGTGGGGTGGGGTTGATGTAGGACAGGGTGTATGTGGGGGTGGGGTTGATGTAGGACAGGGTGTATGTGGGGGTGGAGTTGATGTAGGACAGGGTGTATGTGGGGTGGGGTTGATGAGACCTGGGGGGTGTATGTGGGGTGGGGTTGATGTAGGACAGGGTGTATGTGGGGGTGGGGTTGATGAGACATGGGGGGTATGTGGGGGTGGGGTTGATGTAGGACAGGGTGTATGTGGGGGTGGGGTTGATGTAGGACAGGGTGTATGTGGGGTGGGGTTGATGAGACGTGGGGGGTGTATGTGGGGTGGGGTTGATGAAGGACAGGGTGTATGTGGGGGTGGGGTTGATGTGACGTGGGGGGTGTATGTGGGGGTGGGGTTGATGTAGGACAGGGTGTATGTGGGGGTGGGGTTGAAGTAGGACAGGGTGTATGTGGGGGTGGGGTTGATGTAGGACAGGGTGTATGTGGGGTGGGGTTGATGTAGGACAGGGTGTATGTGGGGTGGGGTTGATGAGATGGTGGGGTGTATGTGGGGTGGGGTTGATGTAGGACAGGGTGTATGTGGGGGTGGGGTTGATGTAGGACAGGGTGCATGTGGGGGTGGGGTTGATGAGACGGTGGGGTGTATGTGGGGGTGGGGTTGATGTAGGACAGGGTGTATGTGGGGGTAGGGTTGATGAGACGGTGGGGTGTATGTGGGGTGGGGTTGATGTAGGACAGGGTGTATGTGGGGGTGGGGTTGATGTAGGACAGGGTGTATGTGGGGGTGGGGTTGATGTAGGACAGGGTGTATGTGGGGTGGGGTTGATGAGACGGTGGGGTGTATGTCGGGTGGGGTTGATGTAGGACAGGGTGTATGTGGGGGTGGGGTTGATGTAGGACAGGGTGTATGTGCGGGTGGGGTTGATGTAGGACAGGGTGTATGTGGGGTGGGGTTGATGAGACGTGGGGGGTGTATGTGGGGTGGGGTTGATGTAGGACAGGGTGTATGTGGGGGTGGGGTTGATGTAGGACAGGGTGTATGTGGGGGTGGAGTTGATGTAGGACAGGGTGTATGTGGGGTGGGGTTGATGAGACGTGGGGGGTGTATGTGGGGTGGGGTTGATGTAGGACAGGGTGTATGTGGGGTGGGGTTGATGAGACGTGGGGGGTATGTGGGGGTGGGGTTGATGTAGGACAGGGTGTATGTGGGGTGGGGTTGATGTAGGACAGGGTGTATGTGGGGTGGGGTTGATGAGACGTGGGGGGTATGTGGGGGTGGGGTTGATGTAGGACAGGGTGTATGTGGGGGTGGGGTAGAGATTGAACCGGAGTTTCATCACTTTTAGTAATGTGTAATTTAAAGCCCTGTGTCTGAGTTTATTTCTCACCATAAGGACGGTGTCTggggcctcgactggtgttgacagatgtttctctgaggacttgacttggctgcagttgctcgatagttcaggactggaacttcctacagtctacctgagtctccaataactacctggactccatattaacatcaattaacatcaactgttatactgaactggctaacacacctaacacacagtatgagtgcagatcaatccctgctcttTGTTTCACCAAAATAAGGATAAAAtctcacaaaataaataaaaataaaaagttgtgtTAGAGATGAAATGAGGCGGTGAGGCGCTCGTccaggtgtgtgagtgtaactCTAAAAGAACGGCCGAGGTCAGTGTGATCTTCGTTGCTAAGTAGTGAGCGCTACAGCAGGTTAAAGTAAAGTAACGTTCAGTGTGTTGACTGAGCCGGGCTCTCCTCATTCTCCTCGTTCCCCTTACCAGATCACATGATGTGTGGAGATGGAGCAAGTTATCGCCCCCAGGGTAAAAACCAATTTCTATTGGGAGCTCAGCTCAATTTGATGAGGCGAAGATTCCCGTGAACGAGCAAATCATTTCCGTCTCTGAAATTACAGGTTTGACGTGCGGGAGATtcggcctctctctctctctctctcctcaactcccttttttccccctcctctccccctctccccctcctctcccccccccctcctctttctctcttcctgcggcttttatatttattttgacaCGTTTAATGGAAGCCTGCAGCAATCCAGTAACAGAAAAAATTGTTCCTCTCTTCTCGGCCTCTCCATCCACCTCGGTTTCTTCCATCAGGGACTTTttagacacacagagacatgcgcacacacacacacacacacacacactctaagtGAAAGAGCTCACCCTCATCTGACACATTCTAACACGTTCAGAAAGGTgagtcagacacacacactttttacatGACAGATAGCATTTTAGAGAtagtcttttctctctctctcttcctctctctctctctctctctctcacacacacacacacacacacacaaacaaagttTTATATTGTCTTAATTGATAATTCAGCCTATTTTTCAGTATTTGTGTAATTATGCAAATTAGTACcaataatataacaatatgaCATAATAACGATCTATCTTTGATCTTTGATCTTTGATTGTGTTTCTGTAGTGAGGTGCTTCAGTTCAGCTTCACTGAAGGCGTTACATGAGCTCATCTGACCGCACACACGTCTGAGGTCCAATCCCAGCTATGTTAAGATTGTGTGATCATGGGCTTCAAACAACATCCAAATCACATGATGTGTTGTTTCACAAAATGTATTGCATATGTAATGTATTAAAATCAAATAACTTGTAACATCATCCAAGTCCCGAGTGTGTGTGCTGATGGAGGGTGAGACAAACCGGGTCAGAGTGAAAAATCAAGgaggtcacatactgtatatatatatttctatttttttttttttgtggaataaAAATATGGCAAAAAGAACGATGGCCTgttcagagagatgttgaagaggTCAGTAACataacatctgccagctgttcagcacattctctcaGCACTCTGCCAGGGacgttgtctggtccagcagctggATGTGGGTTGACCCTctgtagagttttcctcacatcgGTCGTGGTGATCCACAGAACATGATCATTGAgagaaggggtggtcttcctcgccaTCGCATCATTCTGCACGTTGAAGCGAGTATACCAGCTGTGTGGCACATCTGGCAGGAAGCCGACACTGTCGCAGGCAGATGATGACGCCCTGTAGTTGGTGATGGCTTCTATGCCCTGCCACGTGTGCTGCGTGTCaccagagagagatagagagaggtaGGCATGAACATTCCCACTGAGCTTTATTATCCACCTCTCACATGTAGTGCACAGAACTGCAGGAAGGGGGCAGGACTGAGGGGGCGACTCCCACTGCGTCCCTCGACCCTCTCACACGGAGAACCACAGAGGAACCTGAACCTCTCATCCAAATCAGAACCCCAGTCAGATGAGGCAGACAAGAGGGCAGATACTGAGAGACTGGATCAAAAACACAAGCAGAAATGAAAGTGAAAGATGTAACGTAAGTAGCAGAGCCTCCTGCTAACATCTGGATAAAACCTCTCGTATTtgctaaaaacatttaatctaaACAGACTGGcactaaactaaactaatgtatgaaaaaaatgaggaaaaaatagaactgaaAGATTTGAAAAGGAAAAGCTGTTTAACTGACCCTCAGAGGAAGGATTATAAAGAGAATGGGAGAGAATGGAAGGTCTGAACATTAGTTAGGGCTCAGAGATGAAGATCTCGaccctggtcctggagaacATCCTGCTACCCTGCACTGAGGACTGTGTGATAGAGCAGTAGAACACTGTGCAGGACAGGAgctcctccaggaccagggttgggaACCACCGGACTAGCAGAAGGTGCGACCATGTTCGGAATGTAATAGTTAGGAAGGTTTTAACTTCCACACTACAAACTACGGGCCGATCCTACGATTCTGGCCAGCTGGTGAGAGAAACCACGGTTCTTAGTCACTCGGCTCTGATCTCCATCTCATGCCTTAAGACCCGTGCGTTACGCTTTAGAGATGAAATGTTACAGTGTactacagtgtacagtgtgacCTACAGAGAACCTTATGACCTGCTACAGATTGGAAAGACCTCCACTGACTTCTCTCAAACTCCCCACAGGTTACCAGAACCTTCTACCTTCTCCCATGTCCAGAGTGTTTCCTGTCTGTCAGCTCACCTGTTACACCGAGTCTGTGTGCTCAGGGTTCTGATCTCATGCTGAAATAAAGAACTTTGGCCATGCAGCTATATGgaaaataatacacacacaacaatacACTTCAAACATctcctttataaaaaaaatcatatcaaCAGTTAGACGACATTACAGTCTGTACATCCAGGACGTCCACTGCACGCTTCCCAAACAGACAATAATGAGATGTACTGTGTGATGTGAAATGAAAATACAATAATGGTTTAATATTTACAgccaaattaaatgttttaatgtttgatCAGCGTATGTCATTAGAGTCTGAGGGGATTTATCCCTCCTCTGCAGTGAGCATGCTCTCGCTCCAGCTGTCCGTcagggagagaaagagtgagcgCTCGTCATTTTCTCCGTGAAGGTCGAATGAATCATGGTGAGGAGCCTGCTGTCAGAGGAATAGTGACGGTTTCTTCATCCGTCTCTGATGTTTTAATCATTCAGCACCTTCGTCGTCTCACCGCTGACTTCCCCCAGATCAATGCGCCCTTTTAAGTGCACTCAGAGCAAAGGGTCGATCGATGGCTCTCTGTCATCACCGGTGATGATGAAACGGAGGGCTCACTCTTCTCTCTAATTCCAGACAGtgtcatgtctttttttctccttccctTTTGAAACTAGTTGATTTGGATGCAGAGTGATTTTTTCCAGTCAGAAACATCCTCGTGTCAAATTGATGTGTGACATTTACTGGCTTGTTGAAACTCGAGTGCTCTCTGGCCGTGGTGTGAGAGCTAATGAAGAGCTCGTCGTGCACATGAATGAATCAGGAGGAGAAAGAACTCAAAGTGTCTCGCTCTCAACCTCCACAGCCTGCAGCGCTGCCCGTAAtcacattaaaatttaatgatggGCATTAAACTGATTCACTCAGTCACTGATTCACTGATACACTCAGTCACTGATTCACTGATTCACTGATTCACTCAGTCACTGATTCACTGATACACTCAGTCACTGATTCACTAATTCACTGATTCACTCAGTCACTGATTCACTCAGTCACTGATTCACTGATACACTGATTCACTGATTCACTCAGTCACTGATACACTGATTCACTCAGTCACTGATTCACTGATTCACTCAGTCACTGATTCACTCAGTCACTGATTCACTGATACACTGATTCACTGATACACTGATTCACTCAGTCACTGATTCACTCAGTCACTGATTCACTGATACACTCAGTCACTGATTCACTCAGTCACTGATTCACTCAGTCACTGATTCACTCAGTCACTGATTCACTGATTTACTCAGTCACTGATTCACTGAGTCACTGATTCACTGAGTCACTGATTCACTCAGTCACTGATTCACTGATACACTGATTCACTGAGTCACTGATTCACTCAGTCACTGATTCACTCAGTCACTGATTCACTCAGTCACTGATTTACTCAATCACTGATTTACTGAGTCACTGATTCACTGATACACTGATTCACTCAGTCACTGATTCACTCAGTCACTGATTCACTGATACACTCAGTCACTGATTTACTCAGTCACCGATACACTCAGTCACTGATTCACTGAGTCActgattcactcactcactgattCACTGAGTCACTGATTCACTGATACAATCAGTGAATCAGTGACTGAGTGAATCAGTGACTGAGTGAATCAGTGTATCAGTTAGGCAGTGACTGAGTGAATCAGTGACTGAGTGAATCAGTTTAATGCCCACTGAGTCACTGAGTCACTGATTCACTGATACACTCAGTCACTAATTCACTGAGTCACTGATTCACTCACTTActgattcactcactcactgattCACTCAGTCACTGCTTCACTGATACACTGATTCACTCAGTCACTAATACACTGATTCACTCAGTCACTGATTTACTGATACACTGATTCACTCAGTCACTGATTTACTGATACACTGATTCACTCAGTCACTGATTTACTGATACACTGATTCACTCAGTCACTAATACACTGATTCACTCAGTCACTGATTTACTGATACACTGATTCACTCAGTCACTGATTTACTGATACACTGATTCACTCAGTCACTGATTTACTGATACACTGATTCACTCAGTCACTATGCCTGCGTTCCATTCCATACAGGGAATGTCGGTGAAGTGAACACCCTGAAATGTCTCCAGCGTGGACGTCACTTCACAACATACACTATTAAACTGTGTAtaacatgtaaataaattatttgattcaaaataattattattgtgctttttatttacagattactagtctttataataataataataataataaggattaATTGattgtataaaattttaaatgattgtgttCTATTAATATGATCTCGTCTtcgataataataatgtaattttatgtcCACTTCTGAGGGGAAGTAAAGACCCAGTGTTTATTCTGTCCCTATTAGTTCCCTTTAAACTGAGCAGTTAACATGGACATGAACACTGTGCACTTCTTAGTGTACTTCAAGTGATCAGTACGCACCCTCAGTCCCTGAACTGATAGACTtacacacaccatatacacacaacacacacaacatacaccacccatactgtacacacactgtacacactctctctctcccagtctTACAGTGGAAAAATGAACAGACACTTTTATGCTGTTTgtgtaatgtgcatgtgtgtaggtgtgtgtgtgtgtgtgtgtgtgtgtgtgtgtgtgtgtgtgtgtgtgtgtgtgaaacactcCTCTAAAAGTGTATTATTGATTCTCACCGCTGTATTTCCACATTACAGCGTTATGGCTGATTATACAGTAACAGACAAACACAAGAGTCGCACTGCATTTATATGCAAATACACAGCATGATGGACACCCTgaataatggtgtgtgtgtgtgtgtgtgtgtgtgtgtgtgtgtgtgtgtgtgtgtgagtgcgtgcgtgcgtgtatgtatgtgtgtctatgtgtctgAGTGGATCTGATGGTATATCTGagaaggttttatttatttcctgagTGAAGATGCAATAGGTACAATAAGAAAAGGTACAATACTGATCTGATCTAATCTACGATACCATAGtctgatctaatctaatctaatctacacCACTCCAGTCTGATCTGATCTAATCTACAATACCTCAGtctgatctaatctaatccacTCCAGTCTGATCTGATCTAATCTACGATACCATAGTCTgatctaatttaatctaatctacacCACTCCAGTCTGATCTGATCTAATCTACAATACCTCAGtctgatctaatctaatctaatccactCCAGTCTGATCTGATCTAATCTACGATACCTCAGtctgatctaatctaatctacacCACTCCAGTCTGATCTGATCTAATCTTCTCCAGTCTGATCTGATCTAATCTACAATAGCttagtctaatctaatctaatctacacTACTCCAGtctaatctgatctaatctaCAATACCTCAGtctgatctaatctaatctaatctacacCACTCCAGTCTGATCTGATCTAATCTACAATACCTCAGtctgatctaatctaatctaatccactCCAGTCTGATCTGATCTAATCTACGATACCTCAGTCTGatttaatctaatctacacCACTCCAGTCTGATCTGATCTAATCTACTCCAGTCTGATCTGATCTAATCTACAATAGCtcagtctaatctaatctaatctacacTACTCCAGtctaatctgatctaatctaCAATACCTCAGtctgatctaatctaatctaatctacacTACTCCAGTCTGATctcatctaatctaatccacttcagtctgatctgatctaatctaatctacacTAGTCCAGTCTgatctgatctaatctaatctacacTACTCCAGTCTgatctgatctaatctaatctacacTACTCCAGtctgatctaatctaatctacacAACTCCAGtctgatctaatctaatctaatctacacTACTCCAGtctgatctaatctaatctacacTACTCCAGTCTgatctgatctaatctaatctatacTACTCCAGtctgatctaatctaatctacacAACTCCAGtctgatctaatctaatctaatctacacTACTCCAGtctgatctaatctaatctacacTACTACAGtctgatctaatctaatctaacatACTCcagtctaatctaatctaatatgtTCTAATCTAACCTACTCCAGTCTAATAAAGTTTAATTCCTTGTACCACTGATGTACTTAGTTTCTCCCTTTTGGATTCTCATTGTGTAGTGGTGCGGTGGAAGCAGCTGTGTCCCAGAACTCTACTAATTCAGGGTTTGTTTTAGatcattaaactttttcacagtagtggtgtgtgtgtgtgtgtgtgtgtgtgtgtgtgtgtgtgtgtgtgtgtgtgtgtgcagcagaTGTTGTTTTGCCCTTTAGGATGAAAAgtgacacacagctgttttttCTGTCTGCTATTGATTTACACCAGAGATCTGAGTTCCACACACTCCTGCCTTatacagcaaacacacacacacacacatatgtttcTGTGTTAAGTCATAGGTTCCAGCCCAtatccatttgtgtgtgtgtgtgtgtgtgtgtgtgtgtgtgtgtgtgtgtgtgtgtgtgtttacctgttATTTCTGCTTCTACAATCTGTTCACACCATCTTCAGTATGCTGTAAGTGAATCCCAAACCCTGAACAACCCTGATAACTACCCCCAGCCCATCACTACCCCACCCCATCACTACCCCCAGCCCATCACTACCCTCAGCCCATCACTACCCCCAGCCCATCACTACCCCCAGCCCATCACTACCCCCACCCCATCACTACCCTCAGCCCATCACTACCCCCACCCCATCACTACCCCCACCCCATTACTACCCCCACCCCATCACTACTCCCAGCCCATCACTACCCCCACCCCATCACTACCCTCAGCCCATTACTACCCCCACCCCATCACTACCCCCACCCCATCACTACTCCCAGCCCATCACTACCCCCACCCCATCACTACCCCCAGCCCATCACTACCCTCAGCCCATCACTACCCCCACCCCATCACTACCCTCAGCCCATCACTACCCCCAGCCCATCACTACCCCCACCCCATTACTACCCCCACCCCATCACTACTCCCAGCCCATCACTACCCCCAGCCCATCACTACCCCCACCCCATCCTCCATATTATAGTTATGATGTGACAATGGCATGGACATCATAGACATTATTTGTATCCACAGAAATCAGTATCAGTTTTTGTTCATCTTCCTTAGCACTCCATCGCCCCCTACAGGGAACCCCGCACTAATAAAAGCACTATCCATCCTCTTCCACCTGCATGACTCCACGGTCCCAGATGATTGGCTAGTGAAACTATAATTGACATAAAAGAGCAGGTATCGGTATATTGTTTTCACAATCACATATTTTACAAATTCGAAATGTTCTAAAACAAATCCTGTCCACATCCGCATTATCTGTCCAGTGTCCCAAACATCACTCCTTCTCCACTACGTACAGTAGGCCATATTAACACCACATCAGTCACAGTAGGGGCGGTGTAGGGGTGGTGTAGAGGGGACAGTGGACAGAATGGTGTAAGGGGGACAGTGTAATGAGTGTGTGGAGGGGACAGTGGTGGAGGGGACAGTGTAGGGGAGGGAAGGGGTGGGGGTGTTTGAGGGTCCGGTGAACTCATTAGAGGTCTTTTCAGAGGAAATTTCTCTTTAGCCGTCACTTTAGCGTTTCCTCTCGCTTGTCAGGGCAAGCTGAAGCGCTCCATTGATTTGGAGAAAATTGATCCAGGATGAGCGGATTGTCCTGAGAGGGAGACGAGCAATTCACTCAGAGGACAATCAGAGGGATGAAACTTAacaacccccccacccccccgatGTGTTCAGGTCAAAACGACCCTCTGAGGATTTTTACTGAAAGTGGAACAACCTGTCGAGGAGCTCGGATTTGAAGAAACTGTTCTGAGAGTCTGAGGATACAGAGTGACGCTGAGACctgcttagtgtgtgtgtgtgtgtgtgtgtgtgtgtgtgtgtctttatttcTGTCTAGAGCCTTGAGGCTAACGTGGCTAACACGTGATGAAAGCATAAGCTCGTGTCATGTAGATTAGGTCTTTATTGCATCTATCAGACTGGAATACCAGGACGTTCCTCCTGAAGCCCACAGGTTAGCATTAGCTAGCTTTAATTTCCGGGCGAGTTAATGATTAACTGCTTCAGGTAGGGGGCGTGGTTTCCAAACATGGAACTGGaattcaatttatttacagAGTTCACAATGAATTGAtgtgttatcattattattattttttttgaatgtTATCTGTAAGACAGATGAGTGCGTGATTATTGGGACGTGCGGTTTGATGCTAACCGAAGCCCACAGACGTCCTCTCTGTGTTAGCTACACCAGACACGTCTCTGCTGATGGAC harbors:
- the LOC128519519 gene encoding uncharacterized protein LOC128519519; translation: MKLRFNLYPTPTYTLSYINPTPTYPPRLINPTPHTPCPTSTPPHIHPVLHQPHPHIPPTSHQPHPTYTLSYINPTPHTPPTSHQPHPTYTLSYINSTPTYTLSYINPTPTYTLSYINPTPHTPPTSHQPHPTYTLSYINPTRTYTLSYINPTPTYTLSYINPTRHTPHRLINPTPHTPCPTSTPPPHTPCPTSTPPPHTPCPTSTPPHIHPTVSSTLPPHTPCPTSTPPPHTPHRLINPTPTCTLSYINPTPTYTLSYINPTPHTPHHLINPTPHTPCPTSTPPHIHPVLHQPHPHIHPVLLQPHPHIHPVLHQPHPHIHPPRHINPTPTYTLSFINPTPHTPPTSHQPHPTYTLSYINPTPTYTLSYINPTPTYPPCLINPTPTYTLSYINPTPHTPPRSHQPHPTYTLSYINSTPTYTLSYINPTPTYTLSYINPTPHTPPTSHQPHPTYTLSYINPTRTYTLSYINPTPTYTLSYINPTRHTPHRLINPTPHTPCPTSTPPPHTPCPTSTPPPHTPCPTSTPPHIHPTVSSTLPPHTPCPTSTPPPHTPHRLINPTPTCTLSYINPTPTYTLSYINPTPHTPHHLINPTPHTPCPTSTPPHIHPVLHQPHPHIHPVLHQPHPTYTPPSHQPHPHIHPVLYQPHPTYTLSYFNPTPTYTLSYINPTPTYTPHVTSTPPPHTPCPTSTPPHIHPTVSSTLPPHTPCPTSTPPPHTPHRLINPTPTCTLSYINPTPTYTLSYINPTPHTPHHLINPTPHTPCPTSTPPHIHPCLVTVCNSRPAGVQVKAGFSSISENPQKFGVHFNMNFFLS